From Draconibacterium halophilum, one genomic window encodes:
- a CDS encoding response regulator transcription factor has translation METILIIEDDISILRGLKDNLEYEGYTVFSETNGKNGLQCALERNPDLLLLDIMLPGINGYEICKRLKKENPDLPVIMITARGSEMDKVSGLDIGADDYITKPFSIPELLARVRAVLRRTNTTKSFNEANFGNVHLDFKKFQAFVGKTEVSLSSKEFQILKYMVEHEGEAIHRHDLLNNVWGYDAMPTTRTVDNFILDLRKKLEANPSEPNHIISVRGLVINL, from the coding sequence GTGGAAACAATTCTAATTATAGAAGATGACATAAGCATACTGAGGGGACTAAAGGACAACCTGGAATATGAAGGCTACACCGTTTTTTCTGAAACTAACGGTAAAAATGGTTTGCAATGTGCACTTGAAAGAAATCCCGACTTGTTATTGCTGGATATTATGTTGCCTGGAATAAATGGATACGAAATTTGTAAAAGGTTGAAAAAAGAGAACCCGGATTTACCTGTGATAATGATTACTGCCCGGGGCTCAGAGATGGACAAGGTTTCAGGACTTGACATTGGCGCTGATGACTACATTACCAAACCTTTTAGTATACCAGAATTACTTGCACGGGTTAGAGCGGTGTTGCGCAGAACAAATACAACAAAATCATTCAACGAGGCCAACTTTGGAAATGTACATCTTGATTTTAAGAAATTTCAGGCATTTGTTGGTAAAACAGAAGTGAGCTTGTCTAGCAAAGAATTCCAAATTCTGAAATACATGGTCGAGCACGAAGGAGAAGCAATCCATCGGCACGATCTTTTAAATAATGTTTGGGGTTATGACGCTATGCCCACAACACGTACCGTCGATAATTTTATTCTTGATTTACGAAAAAAACTAGAAGCAAATCCTTCGGAACCAAATCATATTATTAGTGTTCGGGGGTTGGTTATAAATTTGTGA
- a CDS encoding sensor histidine kinase: MNKKTKPVSRLTLVFILAVVLSGSILTWFSINNISNLKKITEKQVLEEQQELTSKFINGLQEQIDKVIRGFKGEISPFELLKDSLLTGSREFEFVTQAFILDEKGDFLYPYFIGVPEKLKTPKFSASFKSSFTEGEKAEFSKSDFKKAKRNYLSCLRYSSASNDSVKAINALGRISVKLKEYENAIRYYNQIISSYYREVGESGFPYVYYAVPQLIKTSNPNNCDDILIPVDFCVDKMASGEIPLNHNTEDFLQLMSNWLQKYTFNAETKILDFQKNLENIKQQLQFLNEYETDISGFIREGRENLSNVNNDFEVINSFAGNHQKLLLVNTNLNRKVGFLINGTQLFESILNTNLQANLEFDYNLEIQNGYNSNTGTQNLIYSSQLSPYFPGQMIQVKLNDENLIKDLIKRRSWIYGIAAALLMLAMLLGVVLILRDISREKRLAGLRSDFISNVTHELKTPLTSIYMYTESLSLGRIKSSNVQKEYFSIILNESERLKRMINNILEFSKMEKGKSNYQFVKSNLSECIRATVSELDYWLENENFDVSTELDNSIVAEIDKEKMKQALSNLISNAIKYSTDSKKISVRLYKNTKVNVIEIEDEGIGIAEDKLSQIFEKFYRVDQKENISGTGLGLTVVKEIIEAHNGKICVSSKLGKGTKFSINLNQ; encoded by the coding sequence ATGAATAAAAAAACTAAACCGGTTTCAAGGTTAACTCTTGTTTTTATCCTTGCCGTTGTACTTTCGGGAAGTATATTAACCTGGTTTAGTATCAACAATATTTCGAACCTAAAAAAAATAACGGAGAAACAAGTTCTTGAAGAACAGCAGGAACTTACATCGAAGTTTATTAATGGGTTGCAGGAACAAATCGATAAAGTAATACGTGGTTTTAAAGGCGAGATTTCTCCATTTGAGTTGCTTAAGGATTCATTATTAACAGGAAGTAGGGAATTTGAGTTTGTTACTCAAGCTTTTATTCTTGATGAAAAGGGAGATTTTTTATACCCGTATTTTATTGGAGTTCCTGAAAAACTTAAAACTCCTAAATTTTCTGCAAGCTTTAAATCGTCTTTTACTGAGGGCGAAAAGGCTGAGTTTTCAAAGTCCGATTTTAAAAAGGCAAAAAGAAACTATTTGTCTTGTTTAAGATATTCAAGCGCAAGTAACGATTCGGTAAAAGCAATAAATGCATTGGGCAGGATTTCTGTAAAACTAAAAGAATATGAGAATGCTATTCGATATTACAATCAGATTATTTCGAGCTATTACAGGGAGGTTGGAGAAAGTGGATTCCCTTATGTTTATTATGCCGTTCCGCAACTTATAAAAACCAGCAATCCAAATAATTGTGATGACATTTTAATTCCGGTTGATTTTTGTGTGGATAAGATGGCATCCGGAGAGATTCCCTTAAATCACAATACGGAAGATTTTCTGCAACTGATGAGCAACTGGTTACAGAAATACACATTTAATGCGGAGACAAAGATTTTAGACTTTCAAAAGAACCTGGAAAATATTAAACAACAACTTCAATTTTTAAATGAATATGAAACCGATATTTCTGGATTTATTAGAGAGGGCAGGGAGAATCTATCCAATGTCAACAATGATTTTGAAGTCATTAATTCTTTTGCCGGCAACCATCAAAAATTACTTCTGGTAAATACCAACCTGAATAGAAAGGTTGGCTTTTTAATTAATGGAACGCAATTATTTGAGTCTATCTTAAATACAAACCTGCAAGCCAATCTTGAATTTGATTATAATTTGGAAATTCAAAACGGGTATAACTCTAATACAGGCACTCAAAATCTTATTTATTCTTCACAATTGAGTCCGTATTTCCCTGGACAGATGATACAAGTAAAGCTCAATGATGAAAACCTGATAAAAGATTTAATTAAACGACGCAGCTGGATTTATGGGATTGCAGCGGCATTACTTATGCTTGCCATGTTGCTTGGAGTTGTTCTAATATTACGCGATATTTCAAGAGAAAAACGCCTGGCAGGTTTACGTTCCGATTTTATTTCGAATGTAACACACGAATTAAAAACACCGCTCACCTCGATTTATATGTATACCGAATCGCTTTCCTTAGGTCGTATTAAATCTTCTAACGTACAAAAGGAATATTTTTCAATCATTTTAAATGAAAGCGAACGCCTGAAAAGGATGATAAATAATATTCTTGAATTTTCGAAAATGGAAAAAGGCAAATCCAATTATCAGTTTGTAAAATCCAATTTATCAGAATGCATTAGAGCAACTGTTAGTGAATTGGATTATTGGTTAGAGAATGAAAATTTTGATGTTAGCACTGAATTGGATAATAGTATTGTTGCTGAAATTGACAAAGAAAAGATGAAACAGGCACTAAGCAATCTGATAAGCAATGCCATTAAATACTCGACCGATTCGAAAAAAATTTCAGTCAGATTATATAAAAATACCAAAGTAAATGTAATTGAGATTGAAGATGAAGGCATTGGCATTGCTGAAGATAAACTTTCCCAAATATTTGAAAAATTTTACCGGGTTGACCAAAAGGAGAACATTAGTGGCACAGGACTCGGATTAACCGTAGTAAAAGAGATTATTGAAGCTCATAACGGGAAAATATGTGTAAGCAGTAAATTAGGGAAGGGAACCAAATTTTCTATAAATTTAAACCAGTAA
- a CDS encoding P1 family peptidase yields the protein MRITIAYNLRTDTTEATAELLSEEDINRISSAITSLQHTVTVIEVSGKPNAVLERLIESEPDLIFNLAEGTIGSSREAFYPGLYEQMGIPFTGGNASLLHLNLDKHLAKTVLASRGVKVPQGVLITDKERILPDNLNYPLIIKPNSEGSSKGISQDSVVETPEQALDRINKLLSHYPAGLVVEEFIGGRELSVPFIESFPGKLLDIVEHTFDLGKVGGKYNIYDYDMKQGGEAAKAVSVICPARISSNEEKAVIKLARDVFDIMSCPDVGRVDIRLHTNGQPYFIELNPLPSLHPAASLMTAAKSRGLEFRDVMRLIIRSAARRYEIPVRSAKQLKKEEYISELPRPTARELGITIGRMPPGVQNAITDVKGVRVGHLSRIEDNVQIPGEIETSSIRTGVTAILPAGQTYANRLAAGGFILNGVGEMAGLTQVIETGWLESPILLTNSHSVGRVHAGVISQMLKKYPQLGTKTDVVLPVVGEADDSFLNDVRIGNCSSRDVVKAIESASSGAVTQGSVGAGTGMTTFDFAGGVGTSSRILNLNEKEPFTVGVLVLSNFGKMRNLTIDGGVIGRQLDKEYPTEGRREVSEGSIIVVVATDIPLISSQLNRVAKRAALGVGRTGSYAAATSGEIIIAFSTGNRKPRQSSSNSKFITLKSISDAHINSVYEATIEATEEAIINSIFCSNGMSGREQRWCPPFPHARVIEILNKGN from the coding sequence ATGAGAATTACAATCGCCTATAATCTTCGAACCGATACAACCGAAGCCACAGCCGAACTTCTCTCAGAAGAGGATATTAACCGGATATCGAGTGCAATCACCAGTCTGCAGCATACGGTTACTGTTATTGAAGTTTCGGGCAAACCCAATGCTGTTTTGGAACGTTTGATAGAAAGTGAACCCGATCTCATTTTTAACCTTGCCGAGGGAACAATTGGTAGTTCGCGTGAAGCATTTTATCCCGGGCTGTATGAACAAATGGGAATCCCGTTTACCGGCGGGAATGCATCGCTGTTGCACCTCAACCTCGATAAACATCTTGCAAAAACAGTTTTGGCCTCGCGGGGAGTGAAAGTTCCACAGGGTGTTTTAATTACAGACAAAGAGCGGATTCTTCCTGATAATTTAAATTATCCGTTAATTATCAAGCCCAATTCTGAAGGTTCAAGCAAAGGAATTTCGCAGGACTCGGTAGTTGAAACACCAGAACAGGCCTTAGACAGAATCAATAAACTTCTGAGCCACTACCCTGCCGGATTGGTTGTAGAAGAATTTATCGGAGGTCGCGAACTCAGTGTCCCTTTTATTGAAAGTTTCCCTGGCAAGCTGCTCGATATTGTTGAGCATACTTTTGACCTGGGAAAAGTTGGCGGCAAATACAACATTTACGATTACGATATGAAACAAGGTGGCGAGGCAGCTAAAGCGGTTAGTGTTATTTGTCCGGCACGAATAAGCAGTAACGAGGAAAAAGCTGTGATTAAACTGGCCCGCGACGTATTCGATATTATGTCATGTCCCGATGTTGGACGTGTGGATATCCGGCTGCACACAAACGGGCAACCCTATTTTATTGAGCTGAATCCACTACCCAGTTTGCACCCTGCGGCTTCGTTAATGACAGCTGCAAAATCACGGGGACTTGAATTTCGTGATGTGATGCGTTTAATTATCCGGTCGGCTGCCCGTCGTTACGAAATTCCTGTCCGTTCAGCAAAACAACTCAAAAAAGAAGAATATATTTCTGAACTTCCACGACCAACTGCCCGCGAGCTGGGGATCACAATTGGCAGAATGCCTCCGGGAGTTCAAAATGCCATAACCGATGTAAAAGGAGTTCGCGTGGGGCATTTGTCGCGTATTGAAGACAATGTTCAAATTCCCGGAGAAATTGAAACGAGTAGCATACGAACTGGCGTTACGGCTATTCTGCCAGCCGGACAAACTTATGCAAACAGACTGGCTGCAGGAGGTTTTATTCTGAATGGAGTGGGCGAAATGGCCGGACTTACCCAGGTAATTGAAACCGGCTGGCTCGAAAGCCCGATTCTGCTCACCAATTCCCATTCTGTTGGCCGGGTGCACGCCGGGGTTATCAGTCAAATGCTAAAAAAATACCCACAACTCGGAACCAAAACAGATGTTGTGCTTCCGGTTGTTGGCGAGGCCGACGACTCTTTTCTGAATGATGTAAGGATTGGCAACTGTTCTTCGCGGGATGTTGTTAAGGCGATTGAATCAGCCTCATCGGGAGCTGTAACACAGGGGTCGGTGGGTGCCGGAACGGGTATGACGACATTCGATTTTGCAGGAGGCGTAGGAACTTCTTCTCGTATTCTGAATTTGAATGAAAAAGAACCATTCACAGTGGGCGTACTTGTTTTATCCAACTTCGGAAAAATGAGAAACCTGACCATTGATGGCGGTGTGATCGGCCGCCAGCTAGATAAAGAATATCCAACGGAAGGCCGTCGGGAGGTTTCGGAAGGATCAATTATTGTTGTTGTGGCTACCGACATTCCGCTTATCAGCAGCCAGCTGAACAGAGTTGCCAAACGCGCCGCCCTGGGTGTTGGACGCACCGGATCTTATGCTGCTGCAACCAGCGGCGAAATTATTATTGCTTTTAGCACCGGAAACCGGAAACCCCGGCAATCATCATCCAATAGCAAATTCATCACCCTGAAAAGTATTTCGGATGCTCATATAAATTCGGTTTATGAAGCAACAATAGAGGCTACCGAAGAAGCAATTATCAATTCAATATTTTGTTCGAACGGAATGAGTGGGCGTGAGCAAAGATGGTGTCCGCCGTTTCCGCACGCACGTGTTATCGAAATCTTAAATAAAGGAAACTAA
- a CDS encoding histone deacetylase family protein, which translates to MLVIEKYNDSLHNPYWKYQLGPEAYEVKDTPHRVEVIKIALRNDERFHFVTAKTFPERIISQIHPYHDYILKTAQSLKEEEEFYPDLFPGEGAHLLKKVDAPLWGGLWCTDAVTPIKKKTYEVARASVETALTGAELIRNGKEKTVYALCRPSGHHAGPRVFGGYCYFNNAATAAEFLLQKGKVAIVDIDYHHGNGTQEFFDEIKSVFTFSIHGNPEFEYPYFWGYSEEKGKGQAVGTNHNEPLPAGTQLKEYSEAVARILKKIQAFNPSYLIISAGFDTHEADPIGSFKLRTEDYLSIGKQFKSLDIPTLVCQEGGYNTNVLGECAKNFLLGIM; encoded by the coding sequence ATGCTGGTAATTGAAAAATATAACGACAGTCTTCACAACCCCTACTGGAAATATCAACTCGGGCCGGAAGCCTATGAAGTAAAAGACACGCCTCACCGCGTTGAAGTCATAAAAATAGCACTTCGTAACGATGAAAGGTTTCATTTTGTTACTGCCAAAACCTTTCCTGAAAGAATAATTTCGCAGATACATCCTTACCATGATTATATTTTGAAAACAGCCCAATCGTTAAAAGAGGAAGAAGAATTTTACCCGGATCTTTTCCCGGGAGAAGGTGCACATCTTCTAAAAAAAGTAGATGCTCCGCTTTGGGGCGGTTTATGGTGTACCGATGCAGTTACTCCAATTAAAAAGAAAACGTATGAAGTTGCCCGTGCCTCAGTAGAAACAGCTTTAACAGGTGCTGAACTGATTCGCAACGGAAAAGAAAAAACAGTGTATGCACTATGTCGTCCGTCCGGACATCATGCCGGCCCCCGGGTTTTTGGAGGCTATTGTTATTTCAATAATGCGGCCACAGCCGCTGAGTTTTTACTTCAAAAAGGAAAAGTGGCGATTGTTGATATCGATTATCATCATGGAAACGGCACTCAAGAATTTTTCGACGAGATAAAATCAGTTTTCACATTTTCAATTCACGGAAATCCGGAATTTGAATATCCTTATTTCTGGGGATATTCAGAAGAAAAAGGGAAAGGTCAGGCGGTTGGCACTAACCATAATGAACCCTTGCCGGCTGGAACACAATTAAAAGAATATAGCGAAGCCGTAGCAAGAATATTGAAAAAGATACAAGCATTCAATCCATCCTACCTGATCATTTCGGCCGGGTTTGATACACACGAAGCTGATCCCATCGGAAGTTTTAAATTACGCACGGAAGATTATCTGTCAATCGGGAAACAATTCAAGTCGCTTGATATACCTACATTGGTTTGTCAGGAAGGAGGATATAACACAAACGTGCTTGGCGAGTGTGCAAAAAACTTTCTTTTGGGGATAATGTAA